In Podospora pseudopauciseta strain CBS 411.78 chromosome 3, whole genome shotgun sequence, one genomic interval encodes:
- a CDS encoding hypothetical protein (COG:G; EggNog:ENOG503NU7U), whose translation MSPLPPVKMSVPGAALSEKHDGGSQSEEAERSEIERTGESFAHLNEKAILRKMDIRLIPMLALLYLLSFLDRGNIGNAKIEGLQEDLGLTDDQYNWCLTAFFFTYAAFEVPSNLMLKKIRPSIWLPAIMVAWGVVMTLMGIVHNFTGLLTARIFLGVTEAGLFPGVAYYLTNWYKREEMQLRQAMFFSAASIAGAFSGLLAFAIGKMDGVGGLHGWQWIFILEGIATVLVAVLAFFTLHDFPETATFLTEEERALVVFRLKYQGQSKRNDHAMVAQADDFKWKYVRQAFLDWQIWVNIFVYWGIVCPLYGISLFLPTIIRTLGYESSTAQLMTVPIYITAAILAVIVAYFSDRVGRRSPFIIVPLLIMVVGFSMCIASGNPRVVYGGVFIAACAIYPAFPGVIAWLSNNLAGSLKRSVGMAVQIGVGNLGGAMASNFYRAKDAPRYRLGHGLELGFIGAGIVASLILLVGYSTANKKRARKMEDGDLGRYTQQKLSEKGDKAITFRYVY comes from the exons ATgtcacctctcccaccagtCAAAATGAGTGTTCCCGGAGCTGCTCTGTCCGAAAAACACGATGGCGGTTCACAGTCTGAGGAAGCAGAACGCAGCGAGATCGAGAGGACGGGAGAGTCGTTTGCTCACTTGAATGAGAAGGCAATTCTCCgcaag ATGGACATTCGCTTGATTCCGATGCTTGCCCTGCTGTACCTACTCTCTTTTCTCGATC GTGGTAACATTGGCAATGCCAAAATTGAAGGCCTTCAGGAAGATCTTGGCTTGACGGATGACCAATACAACTGGTGTCTCACAGCCTTTTTTTTCACCTATGCCGCATTCGAGGTTCCCAGCAACCTGATGCTCAAAAAGATCAGGCCTTCTATCTGGTTGCCAGCCATCATGGTTGCGTGGGGCGTGGTGATGACCTTGATGGGCATCGTGCACAACTTTACCGGACTCTTGACAGCTCGCATCTTTCTGGGCGTTACCGAGGCTGGTCTGTTTCCCGGCGTTGCTTACTACCTCACAAACTGGTACAAGCGTGAGGAGATGCAGTTGAGACAAGCCATGTTCTTCAGTGCAGCTTCCATCGCCGGCGCATTCAGTGGACTTTTGGCATTTGCCATTGGGAAgatggatggtgttgggggacTGCATGGCTGGCAGTGGATTTTTATTCTTGAGG GCATCGCAACCGTCCTGGTCGCCGTCTTGGCTTTTTTCACTCTGCACGACTTTCCCGAAACAGCGACTTTTTTGACCGAGGAAGAACGAGCATTGGTCGTGTTCCGTCTCAAGTATCAAGGGCAGAGCAAGAGGAACGATCACGCTATGGTGGCCCAGGCCGATGATTTTAAGTGGAAATATGTCAGACAGGCGTTTCTGGATTGGCAGATTTGGGTCAACATCTTTGTCTACTGGGGG ATTGTCTGCCCGCTCTATGGCATCAGCTTATTCTTGCCAACGATCATTCGCACGCTGGGGTATGAGAGCAGCACCGCGCAGCTCATGACGGTTCCCATCTACATCACTGCCGCCATTCTCGCCGTCATTGTGGCTTACTTTTCCGATCGGGTGGGGCGAAGAAGCCCGTTCATCATTGTTCCACTACTTATTATGGTTGTTGGGTTTTCCAT GTGCATCGCCTCTGGAAACCCGCGTGTGGTGTATGGCGGAGTGTTTATCGCAGCTTGTGCCATCTACCCAGCTTTTCCAGGCGTCATTGCTTGGCTCTCCAACAACTTGGCAGGGTCGTTGAAGCGTTCAGTCGGGATGGCGGTCCAAATAGGTGTCGGAAACCTGGGAGGT GCAATGGCATCCAACTTTTATCGGGCAAAGGATGCTCCCAGATATCGACTCGGTCATGGTTTGGAACTTGGGTTCATTGGCGCCGGTATCGTCGCTTCGCTCATCCTGCTAGTTGGGTATAGCACcgccaacaagaagagggcaaggaagatggaggatggggatttGGGTCGTTATACGCAACAGAAACTGTCTGAGAAGGGCGACAAGGCCATTACATTCCGATATGTGTATTAG